The Epinephelus lanceolatus isolate andai-2023 chromosome 21, ASM4190304v1, whole genome shotgun sequence genome has a segment encoding these proteins:
- the map2k4b gene encoding dual specificity mitogen-activated protein kinase kinase 4b isoform X4 — protein sequence MATPSPDSNSTSSSNSSSIVGSTSHHFHPQTQSSSMQGKRKALKLNFASPPVKPASRLPLHPTAPSFQNPHIERLRTHSIESSGKLKISPEQHCDFTAEDLRDLGEIGRGAYGSVNKMVHKPTGQIMAVKRIRSTVDEKEQKQLLMDLDVVMRSSDCPYIVQFYGALFREGDCWICMELMATSLDKFYKYVYCALDHVIPEEILGKITLATVKALNHLKENLKIIHRDIKPSNILMDRKGNIKLCDFGISGQLVDSIAKTRDAGCRPYMAPERIDPSASRQGYDVRSDVWSLGITLYELATGRFPYPKWNSVFDQLTQVVKGEPPQLSNSEERQFSPKFINFVNLCLTKDESKRPKYKELLKHPFILMYEERFVDVASYVCRILDQIPASPISPMYVD from the exons GTAAACGCAAAGCTCTGAAGCTGAATTTCGCCAGCCCTCCAGTGAAACCAGCCTCTCGGCTTCCACTCCATCCAACGGCTCCGTCTTTCCAGAACCCTCACAT AGAGCGCTTGCGTACACACAGTATCGAGTCGTCAGGGAAGCTGAAGATCTCTCCAGAGCAGCATTGTGACTTCACTGCAGAGGATCTAAGAGACCTCGGGGAGATCGGTCGCGGGGCGTATGGCTCCGTCAACAAGATGGTCCACAAACCCACGGGCCAGATCATGGCTGTCAAG aGGATTCGCTCCACTGTGGATGAGAAGGAGCAGAAGCAGCTGCTGATGGATCTTGACGTGGTGATGAGGAGTAGTGACTGTCCCTACATTGTTCAGTTCTACGGCGCTCTCTTCAGAGAG GGGGACTGTTGGATTTGTATGGAACTTATGGCTACCTCATTAGACAAATTCTACAAATATGTATATTGTGCATTAGATCACGTCATTCCAGAGGAAATATTAGGCAAAATAACATTAGCG ACCGTTAAAGCACTGAACCACTTAAAAGAAAACTTGAAAATAATTCACAGAG ACATCAAACCTTCCAACATTCTAATGGACCGAAAGGGTAATATCAAGCTGTGTGATTTTGGCATCAGCGGTCAGCTGGTGGACTCCATAGCCAAGACCAGAGATGCAGGCTGCAGGCCTTACATGGCG cctgAAAGGATAGACCCCAGTGCTTCCAGACAAGGCTACGATGTCCGCTCTGATGTGTGGAGCTTGGGAATCACCCTG TATGAGCTGGCCACAGGAAGGTTCCCTTATCCCAAGTGGAATAGTGTTTTTGATCAGCTGACTCAAGTTGTGAAAGGGGAGCCTCCCCAGCTCAGCAACTCAGAGGAGAGGCAGTTCTCCCCCAAGTTCATCAACTTTGTTAACCTATG CCTTACAAAGGATGAATCAAAAAGGCCAAAGTACAAGGAGCTTCTG AAACATCCTTTCATTCTGATGTATGAAGAGCGCTTCGTGGACGTCGCCAGTTATGTATGTCGCATCCTGGATCAGATCCCCGCCTCTCCCATCTCTCCCATGTACGTGGACTGA